Genomic segment of Malania oleifera isolate guangnan ecotype guangnan chromosome 7, ASM2987363v1, whole genome shotgun sequence:
ATTTTGagcctccaaggttcggtcgaatggggtaagttcggttgaccgaatttaGAGGTTCTGTCAACCGGGCCATATTATAActagaggttcggttgaccagagcaTTGAGAATCAGCCACGTGCCAATTCGGTTGACCAGACAagtcaagttcattttaaaaatggTCGATAGAATAGTTAACTTGTTGACCCTAGGAGGTTTAATCAATCTAAAGCTTATAAAGGTTTAGGTTTGGTCGACTTaatggtcaacatttgacccTAGAAGGTTCAGTTGACGGAAAGTCTAAAAAggttaaggttcggtcgaccaaccgtataaaaattgtgcatttaagtcctaattttctTTTGAAGTCACCCTTGTTCACATGAGTATTACTTCTAAGTTACAAGAGACTttcctaagtgcttgtgcaaggacctagggacTTTTTTAAGGTATTTTTACTTAGTCCCGAAAATCTGGCATTAGTCGACCGAAGGATGCCTTACgatcatttggttccctatggtcaatctacggtcatgttgagcttatcattcacagcatgcatgccatgcattattatagactaaattaaaaattaaatgcaatacaatataatttagatgtcttcttcttgatctatTGCTCTTCTCTTCATAGAGTACGCTAGgtatatgtgcattaagatccgcTTTGGCCTCCATTTCCCTTAAACCTTATGTGTGTACTGAAATATGAACCTGTTCAcaaactaaatacacacataagacacAAATGCTTTGTcggcatcaaaatagggatcagactcaaaaagtcaacaaacttgttttgataataacaacccattagtggctCTTAGGTTAGCTGTTATTTTTCCTCAAGTTTAGTTCATATAAATAGGATAATACCAAAACAAGCATAAGGGTCAGATGTTCATCAAAGAAGAAATATGCGAAGGATCATACATGGGACACCCAAAGCACAACCAACCGAAGCATGTATGAAAGCTTATATTCTTTACAtgtttgttgggttgtgtgtgaggtaAGAATTATGATGTAGATCTTGTGCGTATGAGGTGTATAATAATACTTTGCAAGAACTGAGCAAATGCATATGCATATAGTTTATATAATGTAACACAGATAAACTAAGTCTACCTTGCATATTAGATCATTCTTAGTGTTTGAAATGTCAAACGAGCTTTTAAGCTTGGTTTTCTAAAGAAGACATCTTCAAACTCAATTTGGACAAGCAATATGCATCATTATATCATATGTAACTCATTGTTTCTTGTCCATTACATAAGATAGCTCATTTAGAGGCTTTTTTATGAAAAGACCAAGGGACTGGTCGACCATTATAGGGGAGTGGTTGACCATAAAATCTAGTAGCTTTATTTTGAGAAAAGACTAGGCTACTGGTTGACCATTATAGGGGAGTGGTGGACCAAAATTTCCAGTAGCTTTATTTTCTGAAATTACCAGGTGTCTGGTTGACTAGTAAAGGGGACTGGTCGACCATAAAGGATGTATGGTCAACTAGAGATAGTGTATGGTCTACCAGCGGCCTCGAATAGACTTTAATTAATACACAATAACGACTAGTTTTTGCCTTGTCTTATCTTCATTAATGCCCAATGGCTACCCAGCTCCATGCTCGTGTTTTTGGCCTTAAATATACCCTATTAGCATCCATTTAGTATATTGATTGAGCATTTggtttttgagaaaattagtgAAGCATTCATTCTAGGTTTTCATATTGCTCAAGCTCTCTTGCACTCTATTCTTGTTTACAAATCACTTGCACGAGAGAGTAGTATAAGGTTTCTACTTATaatatcagctcaagaaggagcatctCATATTGTAAGCACTTGCCTTTAATTCATTGTATTtggaggttctttgtgaaccattgaaAGGTGCTTCTTGGTGAACACCTTGGTGTAGCTCTTGGTGAGAAGTTGGGTTGTGTACCCTTGTTGTAAAGTCTTCTCTAGCTTGAAAGGAGATTCtttagtggattttggaatcTTTGGCTGGGTGCTAAGGCGTGGAAGTAGGCTTGGAGTCGAACCATGTTAAATCGTTATGTTGAGTTTCTTTCTCcctcatatttttatttgttgtGATTGTTTGCTTTATCATTTATTGTGATATTTTTCACTTGCTTGTTGCCAAAGTTCTTATTTTGTAGCAATCTTAATTGTTCGTGAAAAACGTTTATTCACCCCCTTCTAGATGCATACtagggccaacaagtggtattagagtgaGTTGCTAGACCTTCGGAGTAACATCTAGAGTGCAAAGATCAAATGCCGGACATGTTTTCCCAAGGAAAATCTTTTGACCATCCACCAAAATCCAGTGGAAGCAACTATCTAGCATGGAAAGATCGAGTGACAATCTTCTTCTATGCATACGAGTTGAAAATATGGAATGTGATCCTGAAGGTGATTACATATTTAAAGATGACAATGGTGAGCTCATACCAATCGGGACGCTGTTGAATGCCGACTCAAATTTGGTTCAACAAAATTTCAAGACAAAAAATTTTCTCTATTGTGCCATAAGTGATGAAGAATACAATCGTATTTATAGATGCAACGTCGCAAAGGAGATGTGGGAAAAGATCCAGGTAACGTATGAAGGTACATCTCaagttaaaaattcaaaaatttatatgttggttaaagaatatgaaatgttttaaatggaagaaggtgagtcaATTACTTCCATGTTTACGCGATTTGCACATATAATGAATGGCTTGAAAGCACTTGGTGGGGAAATACTCTATAAAAGACAATGTGCAGAAAGTACTTCGTTCATTGCCTGAGTCGTGCCATACAAAGTCTACGACacttgaagaagcaaaggacctaTCTATGGTCACTCTTGATGAACTCATCGGGTCACTCATGGCTTataagatcaagaagaagaatgcTATAGCGGAagtagaaaagaagaaaaaagacaaTGGATATGGCTTTAAAGATAGCAAGAAAAAAGGAAATTATGAAAGAAGAAGAGAGCGACAATGATGAAGAAATAGCTCTCATCACTAGGGATATTAGATGATTTTTATTGAACAAGAAGGCCAGTAAGCAAAAAGacaaaggagaatcaagcataaggtgctTCAATTGCAAGAAGCCCGGACACTGTACAACTGAATGCCCCCAATTCAAAAAGGGCAACAATAAACAAGGGGATAAAAAGAACAACTGAGTGGGATGAGCTCGATGGAATCTCTATAGATGGAGAAAACGAAGAATAAGTTGCAAACTTTTGCTTCATGGCAGATGAGCAGGATGAGGTAAATTTTGATGAAGATTACTCTCCTTCATAAGATGAGTTAGAAGAAACTTGTAGAAAACTTTATAATGAATTAATTGCAACTAAAAGGAGAAATAAACATCTTGAAGAAACACACTCAAAATGCAAAAGAAAAGAGGTATGTTTTTATTCTGCTTTAAAGGAAGAAAATGCTTCTTTGAATAGAaacaaagtgtgtgatgcttgccAATATGGAAAACAAAGTTAATCAcctttcaaaaccaagaaaatgatttCCACATCAAGACCTTTAGAATTAATACACCTTGATCTATTTGGGCCAAATGATGTTGCAAGCATAAATGGAAAATTGTAtacatttgttattgttgatgatttctcaagattttcttgggttatttttCTCGCAAACAAATGTGATACTTGCAAtgcttttattcatttttgtggGAAAGTTCGAAATGAAAAAAAGAATGccaattgttcacattaggagtgataggggaagagaatttagaaacaaagaattagaagacttttgtaatgaaaatggttACTCACACAATTTCTTTGCACCTaaaactccataacaaaatggagtagttgaaagaatgaaccgaacactccaagaaatggctaggacaatgcttaatgaacataaacttccaaaatatttttgggctgaagccgtTAGTGCAGCTTGCTATTTTAGTAACCATGTCATTACTAGATCTAAAATAGGAAAAACGCCatatgagatatggaagggtaAAAAACCATACATCTCACACTTCAAGgtctttggatgtaaatgttttattttaatgATAGAGACCACTTAgcaaaatttgactcaaaatccgatgaagggactttcctagggtatgcaatgaatagtaaagcttatagagtatttaataaaaaatcCAAACTGTTCAAGAGTTGACACATGTTGTTTTTGACGAAACTAACCCATATGCACCAAAAGTAACGATTGACTTGGATGATCAAGTGACAACCATGAGAGTTGAAAGGGAACTTGATCAACTTAAGATAAGTGATGAACAAGATGAAAATTAccaagaaatagaaaatgatcATCAAGAGTCATCACCTCAGAAAGAATCTATGAAACCTGAAGAAGAAAATTAGGAACTCCCTAGAGCTTGGAAATTCGTGAGAAACCACCCAACTGATCTCATCATAGGtaatccatcccaaggagttagtaCTTGGTCTCACttgagaagtggatgtaatcatatagccTTCATGTCCCAAATAGAGCCTAAGAACTTTGAGGAGGCTGAAAATGACGAGAATTAGATCAtcgccatgcaagaagaacttgactagttcaaaagaaacaaagaatgagaattggttcctaaacccaagaacacaccgataataggcacaaaatgggcGTTTATGAATAAGAAAATGAAGATGGTAACATTGTGAGAAACATAGAAAGGCTagttgcacaagggtataatcaacaaGAAGGAATCGATTATGATGAAATTTATGCCCTTGTAGCAAGACTTGAGACTATTAGGATGTTGCTTGCTTTTGcatgtttcaaaaatttcaaattattttaaatggatatcaaaagtgcatttctaaatggatatattaatgaagaagtatatgttagacaacccctaggttttgagaGTCATACTCACCCTGAACatgtatttaaactctcaaaagccctttgtggactcaagcaagcaccaagagcttggtatgaacacTTTAGTAAGCTTCTTTTGGAGGATGGTTTCACAAGAGGACGATTTAATACTTCCCTATTCTTAAAACATAAGGGAAATGATATGCTTGTCATACAGATATATGTAGATCGTATTTTTTTGGTGCAAcaaacaaaaatatatgtaaagaatttgcccaaACTGTGCAGGAAACATTTGAAATGAGTATGTGATGGGCGAATTAACCTTCTTCCTTAGCtcacaaataaaacaaatgaagaaTGGAATATTCATTAATCAAGCCAAGTATGTCAAGGACAAGTTCAAGAAATTTGGTCTCGAAATAAGAAAAACTAAAGAAACCCCTATGAGCATGACAACAAAGCTTAACAGTGATGAAAAAGGaaagaatgttgaccaaaaattatatagagggatgattggtagtttactataccTTACATCTAGCAGACCAGACATTATGTTCAATGTTAGCTTGTGTGCTTGATTCCAATCACGTCCCAAACAGTCACATCTCAATGTCGTTAAGAGAATATTTAGGTACCTAGCAAGAACACATGACTCAGGGCTCTTTTATCTTAAGAATGCTCCATTTGATCTCACCTGCTATTCCGATGCTAACTATGGGGGgtgcaaaatggataaaaaaagTATGAGTGGAACGTGTCACTTTCTTGGACACTCTCATTTCATGGATTGGCAAGAAATAAACCTCAGTTGCCCTTTCAACCACCGAGGTTGAATATATAGCAGCCCATAGTTGTTGTGTTCAAGCATTGTATATGAAGCAGCAACTCgaggatttcaaaattttaataaaggGTACACCAAtccattgtgacaatactagAACCATCAACATGTAGAAAAATTCGTGCTTGCTCTCTAAGACTAAGCACATCAAAATCTGGCACCATTTTATTTGAGACCATGTGCACAAGGGGGACATTGAATTAGTCAGGTTGTGTATCAGATGCCCTTTTGGAATTAGTTTGTTTGGACCTTTGGGACCCATCCTCATTTGTATCTCGTTTGGGTTATAAATACTATGTTTCCTTTGTGGATCACTACACCATATTCACTTGGTTATTTCCTATTAAACAAAAATCTGATGTCATTCacatattttccaattttttaccCTTTGTTGAGAGAATGTATAGCACCAAATTAATAACCTTACAAATTGATGGCAGTGGTGAATTTAAACCTATATCCTCCATGTGTCAAAAACTTGGTATTCCCAATCGCCTCTTATGTCCTCACACCCATCAACAAAATGGACTCGTTGAACGAAAGCACCGTCATATTGTTGAACCTGGGCTTGCCCTCTTGGCCCAAACATCTCTTCCTTTTACTTATTTGGCCGATGCCTTTGAACCTATTGTTTACTTAATAAACCGTCTCCCCActcaaacattaaatcataaACCTCCTTATTCTATGGTGTTTAATCATGAACCTGATTACAATTttttgaaagtgtttggttgccTTTGTTGGCCCAACCTTCATCCATACCTTCctaacaaatttaatttttggtCCACTCCTTGCTTATTCCTTGGCTATAATGCTTCTCATAAAAGATACAAATGTCTCGATCTCTCCAAAAATAGACTTTACATATCTCGTGATGTCAGCTTTGATGAaacttcatttcctcttgcacaatCTCGGCTCACAATCTTTGCACCATCTGTTTCTTCTACTTTGGCCTCCTTACCCATTCTATCCCCTTCACTACTTGGCCCTGCCTCAAACTTACCTTCCGTACATTAAGTCTCAAAGTGGTTGACACCCCTTTGGACTCGAGGGGGCGTATTAGCAGTTATACCAGCCCAACTATAGTACAAAATAAGTTGTAACCAATATATTCCTTTCTAATTAAATTGTAATCATTTTTATTCTTTGATTCCTCCTGAATTGTATATATAGACAGTGCCCTCATAAATAAATATAGTACACAAAACAATTATTTTATTGCTATcaacacacactcacacacacacacacacacacacacacacacacacacacacacacacacacacacacacatatataaccTTTGAGTTGCAGAAAGTGTGGTAGTTCATTTCTTATTCTGATTCTCAATCTTGCTCTTTCTTGGGATTAGAACTTGAAAGTTGGTAGTTTTAAGCTTTTATCAAGATGTTGCTTTAAGGACCGAACCTGACATTAATAAGAAAATCTTGGTcgacaatttttttatttgtggGAATAAGAAGTAAATGATGCATACCAATAAATTTTGCTACGATACTGCTACCTAACTTATTTATTATCAATATGTTGATCAACCACAAGCAGTTAATTGATTCTGCTGATGTTGAAGTTCTTTCATGGTCTACGGTGATTTATTGAGCTATTTAAATTCTTTATTACCATTTTAATAAATTAGCTACAAGCAATTACTTCCAATCTTGAAATGTTATCAATATAATACATGCATGttaaatgattttttaaatttccaagaAGAATTGAAAAAGTGAGTAAAATATCAACATAATATACACACCCACAcatgcgcgcacacacacacatacacacacataagtGAATTCTTTAAAAAACTTCTGTGTGTCTAGCAAAAACGCATATGTAGAGTATTCTTGAACTTCCTATACAGGATAAGCATACAATTATGGAATGCTTTGAAATTTGAGTGGGGGGCATAGGCCTAGAAAAGTAACATTTTTTCAGagataattatttaaattattatagtACTATTGTTCATATAAAGGGATAGATTTCCTgtataatttcttttatttaatgCTAATAAATGTTGAAACTATTATCACCtgttttatatttacaaaataagtaaCATATTCAGGAGGACTATAACTTTTCATCCAAAATTTCCAAAGAGTCCAACACTTATTTTGAAACATTCCATCATTAATTTTTAGTTAGCTTTCACATGAACATCTTTTCAAAATGCTGCACACTAATTCTATTGCATTTAGAATCATAAAACTTTGGCacatacttacatatatatatatatatatataatattgcaTTTGGAGAtgcatggaattttttttttttttggaaggatGTTGGTGATGCATGGGCTTAATCTGCAAGAACAACAATTGAAGGAAAACCAacaaagcttaaaaaaaaaaaaaaaaagtacttgtATCATAAAAAAGGCCGCATACAAATAGATATgtcttcttgaaaaatattttataacgtGGTAGGGATGAATAATTAACTGAGATAAGTCGTcggattaattaattaagatgGAAGCAATCAATGAATATCCCGGGATACAATTAGGTCGCCCAattaagattgatagaaaaataaattgaaattgaaatagctaaaaataaattaaaattgaaatagcTATCAACTAATCGATCTGCTACTGCATATTAACTAAGTACTAATGTAAATTCGTCAGATTTAGGTTGTTCGGCTACTGCTGCTGCACATTAAGCTTCTGTTGCTCGTGTCATTCTTGGGAGTTGGGTTCTTCTGCGTCGGCCGCTGTTTTGCTGCCGCTGCTGCAGGAAGCAGCTTGTTTTCCAACACAatcagatgatgatgatgatgatgatgaagaagaagcaaTCTGAGACATGGCTTGGAAGAGCAGTGGGCTCACTTCAGTAGCGAGTCTTTTAACCATCTCCTCTTCATTCTTTTGCGCCTGTACCCATGCCATGCCGATAAACAATTCCATCATcactgcatatatatatttatatatttgtgtgcgtgtgcgtgtgcgtgtgtgtatgcgtaccatggccctcattgacccAACGCTAGCTTTTAAATCTCTGTTGCAAGCAGCTGCTTCATTGGCTCTTTGCCTTGTGTCAGCGAGTATCTTCCTCAAACAAGAATTTTTAGCTTTCAGTTCACAAATCTGCATGCGTACATGTATATCCATGGACAATAATTGTACGGTCAGATGGAGTAATGAAACTCtaaaactcaaaataaatattgaaGTTTGAAACTAAGAACATATCAATTAACAAGAGTATTTTAACTAAGCAAGACATAATCGATAAAACCTCTGCCTCAAGTTGCTGTTGTTGTTGGTCTAATTcccttcctcctcttcttctcgATGATGATGGTTTGCCGGAGGAGTTCTGCTTCTTTCTACTTGGACTACTCATGATTCTAATGAAGCAATTAGGGTTTCTGATGGACGACGCAATGCTGCGTGCAGGTCTGTCTATTAATACTCATAAGCTTCCAAATTAAGGTTGGAGCTATGACGAGGCTGCCAATTGAATTTAGGAAATCAGCCTCAGCTACATGTACGTCTACTTGCTTAATTCCCTTTTGGTACCTaattaaaatctataaatattatGTAatcttttcaaattcttttttctttctaaaatctACTTAACTTAAAGATTCATTTTGTTTTTTTAGGCAACTTACTAGAAATATCTATAATAAATAAGTTGTGCTATATTCACTctagaaaaaatatttcaaacccAAAGTTTAGGAAAATATCTATAATAAATAAGATGGGAGGTTTTATGAGAAGCTTACAATTATacattataaatattaaaaataaaaaaaaaattattatttcacaataatataacattataaatatcattttatttttattttatttttttcggcAACTTATTAGCTATTACTTCTCAACAAGAAAGAAATTATTTTCTACAAAATATTGTGGGTTGTATGTGCATGGCGTGAATCATGATAGACTATTTGTGTTTATTAATGAATTGCTTATAATCCAAATTCAATGAACTAAAATATATACGGTAAGCACTTGAGAATAAATGAATTAACTAATTAAAtagacaaatcaattaataacTTAAAACTTTTGAATCCTTGATGAACTATGTCAATGTAGTGTTGTCCTCTGTTGTTCCAATTGTATTGCATTCCTATCAACACTACTCAACCACCCTTCGATCAAGAATAATTTTCAGCTCAAACGGATTTTGTCTGTtttgatattatatttttatttttattatttttgttaagtttgttaCAGAGAatattttactctctctctctcctgtgtatatatatacacactgttCTGCGTTTACACAGACCCAATACAAAAAGTAGCAGAATTCATTTCCTTTATTGTCTCCtttatcttctttattttctgcttttcatcatggtatcagagctctgtTAGGACTTGCGTCCATTCTCTCGTCTGCAGCATGGCAGAATCTCTTACTGCATCGTCTTCTTACACGTAACCTCCAGttatttctcttccttctccCATCAATATGATTACAGTGAAGTTAACCCATGACAATTACATACTGTGGAAGGCACAACTCATACCCTATCTCAAAGGTCAGAATCTCTTTGGATACGTTGATGGCTCCTCAGTTCCTTCTCACTCAATCGGCAAGAACAATGCACCGTCCCCTGAATTTCTCGCCTGGCAACAGCAGGATCAAGCCATCATCAGTGTCCTGATCTCCTCCCTCTCTGAAACATTGATTGCTCATGTCTTCACAACTACTTCTTCTCGTGAGGTGTGGACAACCTTGAAGATCTATTTGCTACAAAATCAAATGCAAGCATCATGCAGGTTCAACTCCAGCTCACTACCCTCAAGAAGGGTTCAGAAACCATTCCTGAATACTATCGTTGGGCAAAGCTCCTCCAAGACTCCCTTGCCATGGCTGGTAAAAtcattccttcatctgatttgatTACATATCTCCTGGCTGGTTTAGGCTCTAACTACGATTCCTTTGTTACATCCATCACTACTCGTGTGGATTCACTTACTCCGGTGCAAGTATATAGCCATCTCTTGACTCATGAAGCACGTTTGAACCATCAGAGCACCACACTTGCAGCATCTCCTGAATTTTCTACTAACACCACTCAAAAAAAACCTGCTACCGACTTCTCTTGCGGCCGAGGCTTCTCACACGCAGGGGCAATTTCAGAGGTGGTGGTCGTGAAGGTTGTGGAAG
This window contains:
- the LOC131160169 gene encoding uncharacterized protein LOC131160169, with amino-acid sequence MSSPSRKKQNSSGKPSSSRRRGGRELDQQQQQLEAEICELKAKNSCLRKILADTRQRANEAAACNRDLKASVGSMRAMAQKNEEEMVKRLATEVSPLLFQAMSQIASSSSSSSSSSDCVGKQAASCSSGSKTAADAEEPNSQE